One stretch of Microbacterium terrae DNA includes these proteins:
- a CDS encoding ATPase AAA: MPGDLGVAEPDATVVHIAQPERDRLRGQAADLGGRSTLLHYAESDAAAIEITKAHPGSLPQFITGRSTLLSNLFRDEVALRNARLAAERITTKNLELRTARGLDAVRLAVGLASWRVGDMTCVAPVLLRPLAIRRHHSDFELKLHGGFVVNPQLVRALRTHFGIVVDPAALAALAQEGGLFKPQPVIDKLRALTAEIGSFSVRARLLVSTFADVGEAMARDAADLDHPILNALAGHPADAESVTMIREVAERPGPDDRPPASDDLLLDADSEQERVLARILAGQSLVVHTLPGTGGTQTVINALGALVRDGKRVLVVSARRSTLEGVRHRLAGVGLAGMPVSPATLQRDLIRAIGRNEKAEQPKVADIDDALVRLRGVLRDYRGAVTARHPGLGVSVVEILRHLATLSARRPAPTTVARLDAATLERVAPVREEAAAKLAAAARLGEFRFGPDDSPWYGVTFTTTEQAHAAHSLAGKLHRQDLPALLERGYELIGKTRMRPFATVGELGLYLRLLLGIRDSLDRFSLTVFERPLGELIQAHAPRRDSSTMSGANRRRLRRLSKEYVRPGVHVADMHEALVRIQQQRTEWQRLVDVGVAPEVPIGLGDVHIAWQRVDAELAELDTVLGRTGADRLSAMPVADLVRTLASLAAESDVFTNLRERATLRTDLAALGLEPLLAELSVRHVPEDRVAAELEFAWWQSALEHLLGADRALLGANTAVVDRLERDFRLVDEAHAAASGPLLAAALATQWRIGIVDAPAEAAALKGALRNGAITAAELETAAPTLLRTLAPVWLATPYEVPEIPAGTPFDVVIIADAAALCLAEAAPALRRSRQVVLFGDPVTQKPTPFQVSSGAPAEPEPVREPFDGESVFVRMAQLLPVETLTRSYRAGGEDLAELVNDAFYGGEIASFPWAGSYLGRGSLGVDYVEGGTGAPDPISGAVESPDAEVARVVTLVVEHAVNRASESLMVVTASARHAERIRAAVVAAFAGRSDVADFVSRDIAEPFTVLTLEESVAESRDRVIFSLGFGLTKHGRVLSDFGDLSTPDGERLLTVGMTRARRSMVIVSSIRPSAFDDGRLEYGAATLMSILGGLAARAREARLEDLADPLTLALAHELRSLGLAVDVHYRGTLPLVAQYDGKAVVVESDPETIGESLRESLRLRPQILRRLGWHYIRVHSFDLYSDPAGVAVRIAAMLGVAAEAPRADTDTQPIDVIE, from the coding sequence ATGCCCGGCGACCTCGGCGTCGCCGAGCCCGACGCCACCGTGGTGCACATCGCGCAGCCCGAGCGTGACCGGCTGCGCGGACAGGCTGCCGACCTCGGCGGCCGGTCGACGCTGCTCCACTACGCCGAGTCCGATGCGGCGGCCATCGAGATCACCAAGGCGCACCCCGGCAGCCTGCCGCAGTTCATCACCGGCCGCTCCACCCTCCTGTCGAACCTGTTCCGCGACGAGGTCGCGCTGCGCAACGCGCGGCTCGCGGCAGAGCGGATCACGACCAAGAACCTCGAGCTGCGCACGGCGCGCGGTCTCGACGCCGTGCGTCTGGCCGTCGGCCTCGCCTCCTGGCGCGTCGGCGACATGACCTGCGTCGCCCCGGTGCTGCTGCGGCCGCTCGCGATCCGCCGGCACCACAGCGACTTCGAGCTCAAGCTGCACGGCGGGTTCGTCGTCAACCCGCAGCTCGTGCGGGCGCTGCGCACCCACTTCGGCATCGTGGTCGACCCCGCCGCGCTCGCAGCGCTCGCCCAGGAGGGCGGCCTGTTCAAGCCGCAGCCGGTCATCGACAAGCTGCGCGCCCTCACCGCCGAGATCGGCTCGTTCTCGGTGCGAGCGCGGCTGCTCGTCTCGACGTTCGCCGACGTCGGCGAGGCGATGGCGCGGGATGCCGCCGACCTCGACCACCCCATCCTCAATGCGCTCGCCGGTCACCCCGCCGACGCCGAGTCGGTGACGATGATCCGCGAGGTCGCCGAGCGCCCCGGCCCCGATGATCGTCCGCCCGCATCCGACGACCTGCTCCTCGACGCCGACTCCGAGCAGGAGCGCGTGCTCGCGCGCATCCTCGCCGGTCAGTCACTCGTGGTGCACACCCTGCCCGGTACCGGCGGCACGCAGACCGTGATCAACGCCCTCGGCGCCCTCGTGCGCGACGGCAAGCGCGTGCTCGTGGTGAGCGCGCGCCGCTCCACCCTCGAGGGCGTGCGTCATCGCCTGGCCGGGGTCGGGCTCGCGGGCATGCCCGTGTCTCCCGCCACGCTGCAGCGCGATCTCATCCGCGCGATCGGCCGCAACGAGAAGGCCGAGCAGCCGAAGGTCGCCGACATCGATGACGCCCTGGTGCGTCTGCGCGGCGTGCTGCGCGACTATCGGGGAGCGGTGACCGCGCGTCATCCCGGCCTGGGCGTCTCGGTGGTCGAGATCCTGCGTCACCTCGCCACCCTGTCGGCGCGGCGCCCTGCTCCGACCACGGTCGCCCGCCTCGACGCAGCCACGCTCGAGCGCGTCGCGCCGGTGCGCGAGGAGGCAGCGGCCAAGCTCGCGGCCGCCGCGCGCCTCGGCGAGTTCCGCTTCGGTCCCGATGACTCGCCGTGGTACGGCGTCACGTTCACGACGACCGAGCAGGCCCACGCCGCGCACAGCCTCGCCGGCAAGCTCCATCGCCAGGACCTCCCGGCGCTGCTCGAGCGCGGCTACGAGCTCATCGGCAAGACCCGCATGCGCCCGTTCGCGACGGTCGGCGAACTCGGTCTGTACCTCCGGCTGCTGCTCGGCATCCGCGACTCGCTCGACCGCTTCAGCCTGACGGTGTTCGAGCGGCCGCTCGGCGAGCTCATCCAGGCCCACGCCCCCCGCCGCGATTCGTCGACGATGTCGGGCGCCAACCGCCGCCGCCTGCGGCGCCTGTCGAAGGAGTACGTGCGCCCAGGGGTGCACGTCGCCGACATGCACGAGGCGCTCGTGCGCATCCAGCAGCAGCGCACCGAGTGGCAGCGTCTGGTCGACGTGGGCGTCGCGCCCGAGGTGCCGATCGGCCTCGGCGACGTGCACATCGCGTGGCAGCGTGTCGATGCCGAACTCGCCGAGCTCGACACCGTCCTCGGTCGCACCGGAGCCGACCGCCTGAGCGCGATGCCGGTCGCCGACCTGGTGCGCACCCTCGCCTCGCTCGCCGCCGAGTCCGACGTGTTCACGAACCTCCGCGAGCGGGCGACCCTGCGCACCGATCTCGCCGCCCTCGGCCTCGAGCCGCTGCTGGCGGAGCTGTCGGTGCGGCACGTGCCCGAAGACCGCGTCGCCGCGGAACTCGAGTTCGCCTGGTGGCAGTCGGCCCTCGAGCACCTGCTGGGTGCCGATCGCGCGCTCCTCGGGGCCAACACCGCCGTGGTGGATCGACTCGAGCGCGACTTCCGTCTCGTCGACGAGGCCCATGCCGCGGCATCCGGTCCGCTCCTCGCCGCCGCCCTCGCGACGCAGTGGCGCATCGGCATCGTCGACGCACCCGCCGAGGCAGCCGCGCTCAAGGGTGCGCTGCGCAACGGCGCGATCACCGCCGCCGAGCTCGAGACCGCCGCGCCGACGCTGCTGCGCACGCTCGCGCCGGTCTGGCTCGCGACACCGTACGAGGTGCCCGAGATCCCGGCGGGTACGCCGTTCGACGTGGTGATCATCGCGGATGCCGCCGCCCTCTGCCTCGCCGAGGCGGCGCCCGCGCTCCGCAGATCGCGCCAGGTCGTGCTCTTCGGCGACCCGGTGACGCAGAAGCCCACCCCGTTCCAGGTCTCGTCCGGCGCGCCGGCCGAGCCCGAGCCCGTGCGGGAGCCGTTCGACGGTGAGAGCGTGTTCGTGCGGATGGCGCAGCTGCTGCCCGTCGAGACGCTCACCCGCAGCTACCGCGCCGGCGGCGAAGACCTCGCCGAGCTCGTCAACGATGCGTTCTACGGCGGCGAGATCGCCTCCTTCCCGTGGGCGGGCTCGTACCTCGGGCGCGGCAGCCTCGGCGTCGACTACGTCGAGGGCGGCACCGGAGCCCCTGACCCGATCTCCGGCGCTGTCGAGAGCCCCGACGCCGAGGTCGCGCGCGTCGTGACGCTTGTCGTCGAGCATGCTGTCAACCGCGCGAGCGAGTCGCTGATGGTGGTGACCGCGAGCGCGCGGCACGCCGAGCGCATCCGCGCCGCGGTGGTGGCCGCCTTCGCCGGACGCTCCGACGTCGCCGACTTCGTCTCGCGCGACATCGCCGAGCCGTTCACGGTGCTGACGCTCGAGGAGTCGGTGGCCGAGAGCCGCGACCGCGTGATCTTCTCGCTCGGCTTCGGCCTCACCAAGCACGGCCGTGTGCTGAGCGATTTCGGCGACCTCTCGACCCCCGACGGCGAGCGGCTGCTCACGGTCGGGATGACGCGCGCGCGTCGCTCGATGGTGATCGTGTCGTCGATCCGGCCGTCGGCCTTCGACGACGGCCGCCTCGAGTACGGCGCCGCGACCCTCATGTCGATCCTCGGCGGCCTGGCCGCCCGCGCGCGCGAGGCGCGGCTCGAAGACCTCGCAGATCCGCTCACGCTGGCGCTCGCACATGAGCTGCGCAGCCTCGGGCTCGCCGTCGACGTGCACTACCGCGGCACGCTTCCCCTCGTCGCCCAGTACGACGGCAAGGCGGTCGTCGTCGAGAGCGACCCCGAGACGATCGGCGAGTCGCTGCGCGAGTCGCTGCGGCTGCGTCCGCAGATCCTCCGCCGTCTCGGATGGCACTACATCCGCGTGCACTCCTTCGACCTGTACTCCGACCCCGCCGGCGTCGCGGTGCGCATCGCGGCGATGCTCGGCGTTGCCGCAGAGGCGCCGCGTGCCGACACCGACACGCAGCCCATCGATGTCATCGAATGA
- the mscL gene encoding large conductance mechanosensitive channel protein MscL yields MIKGFKEFILRGNVIDLAVAVVIGAAFTAVVNAIVSSIINPLIELVWKPDEDGVVGITVNGLHGQVTFPISDLINAVIAFLAVAIVVYFVFVHPMNVMKERAARKQGVPEEPEPLPSEAELLVQIRDLLGKQADAAPKP; encoded by the coding sequence ATGATCAAGGGCTTCAAGGAATTCATCCTCAGGGGCAACGTCATCGACCTCGCTGTCGCGGTGGTCATCGGCGCGGCGTTCACCGCCGTGGTGAACGCGATCGTCTCCAGCATCATCAACCCGCTGATCGAGCTCGTGTGGAAGCCCGACGAGGACGGCGTCGTGGGCATCACGGTGAACGGCCTGCACGGCCAGGTCACCTTCCCGATCAGCGACCTCATCAATGCCGTGATCGCTTTCCTCGCCGTGGCGATCGTCGTCTACTTCGTGTTCGTGCACCCCATGAACGTGATGAAGGAGCGCGCTGCGCGCAAGCAGGGCGTGCCCGAAGAGCCCGAGCCGCTCCCGTCGGAGGCCGAGCTGCTCGTGCAGATCCGCGACCTGCTCGGGAAGCAGGCCGACGCCGCGCCCAAGCCCTGA
- a CDS encoding FmdB family zinc ribbon protein, whose protein sequence is MPTYAYACKDCGHRFDAVQSFADPTLTECPECGGALRKEYGSIGVTFNGSGFYRTDSRSSSGSVGTGTAGGDSGASSASSKSEAKKAAPASSGS, encoded by the coding sequence ATGCCCACCTACGCCTATGCCTGCAAGGACTGCGGCCACCGCTTCGACGCGGTGCAGTCCTTCGCCGACCCGACCCTCACCGAGTGCCCCGAATGCGGCGGCGCGCTGCGCAAGGAGTACGGCTCGATCGGCGTGACCTTCAACGGGTCGGGCTTCTACCGCACCGACTCGCGCTCCTCGTCGGGTTCGGTCGGCACCGGCACGGCAGGTGGCGACTCCGGCGCGTCTTCGGCATCATCGAAGTCCGAGGCCAAGAAGGCCGCACCCGCGTCGTCGGGGTCGTGA
- a CDS encoding 5-formyltetrahydrofolate cyclo-ligase: MSDAIADAKRALRAELRERRQSMSPQSIATAEDGIRLHLDDLVARLGVRSMSCYLARPTEPGTRAFILAAVERGIRVLLPVSRADGLLDWAVATADGDIGEGLFGVPEPVGELLGPIAVNDVDLLIIPAAAVDESGMRLGWGRGFFDKTIGSMEGCPPVYALVYDSEILVEVPRDLHDQPVTGAVTPARIVEFARAH, encoded by the coding sequence ATGTCCGACGCCATCGCCGACGCGAAGCGCGCGCTTCGCGCCGAGCTGCGGGAGCGCCGCCAGTCGATGTCTCCGCAGAGCATCGCGACCGCCGAGGACGGCATCCGACTCCACCTCGACGATCTGGTCGCGCGCCTCGGAGTGCGATCGATGTCGTGCTACCTCGCCCGGCCCACCGAGCCCGGCACGCGCGCATTCATCCTGGCCGCCGTGGAGCGCGGCATCCGGGTGCTCCTCCCCGTCTCGCGCGCCGACGGACTGCTCGACTGGGCGGTCGCGACCGCCGACGGCGACATCGGCGAGGGCCTGTTCGGGGTTCCCGAGCCGGTCGGCGAACTGCTCGGTCCGATCGCGGTGAACGATGTCGACCTGCTCATCATCCCCGCCGCAGCCGTCGACGAGAGCGGGATGCGACTCGGCTGGGGGCGCGGCTTCTTCGACAAGACCATCGGGTCGATGGAGGGCTGCCCGCCGGTGTACGCCCTCGTCTACGACAGCGAGATCCTCGTGGAGGTCCCCCGCGACCTCCACGACCAGCCGGTGACCGGCGCCGTGACTCCCGCGCGGATCGTCGAATTCGCCCGCGCGCACTGA
- the galU gene encoding UTP--glucose-1-phosphate uridylyltransferase GalU — protein MPQHPFKAVIPAAGLGTRFLPATKAMPKEMLPVVDKPAIQYVVEEATAAGIRDVLIIIGRNKNNLSNHFDSVPELESTLLKKGDADKLAKVQQSSDLADIHFVRQGEPKGLGHAVLRARAHVGESPFVVMLGDDLIDERDELVTTMMAERERTGASIIALMEVDPDSIHLYGAAAVEETGTDGLVRVTGLVEKPKKEDAPSNLAVIGRYVLGPEVFDILERTEPGKGGEIQLTDALQELAADPEGPGVYGVVFRGRRYDTGDRVDYIKAIVQLAADRDDLGPELRPWFKEFAANL, from the coding sequence ATGCCTCAGCACCCCTTCAAAGCGGTCATTCCTGCCGCGGGTCTCGGTACCCGCTTCCTCCCGGCGACCAAGGCCATGCCGAAAGAGATGCTCCCGGTGGTCGACAAGCCGGCCATCCAGTACGTGGTCGAAGAGGCCACTGCAGCGGGCATCCGCGACGTCCTGATCATCATCGGACGCAACAAGAACAACCTCTCGAACCACTTCGACTCGGTCCCCGAGCTCGAGAGCACGCTGCTCAAGAAGGGCGACGCGGACAAGCTCGCCAAGGTGCAGCAGTCCAGCGATCTCGCCGACATCCACTTCGTCCGTCAGGGCGAGCCCAAGGGCCTCGGACACGCCGTCCTCCGGGCACGCGCCCACGTGGGCGAATCGCCGTTCGTCGTGATGCTGGGCGACGACCTCATCGACGAGCGCGATGAGCTCGTGACGACCATGATGGCCGAGCGCGAGCGCACCGGCGCGAGCATCATCGCGCTCATGGAGGTCGATCCCGACAGCATCCACCTGTACGGCGCAGCCGCGGTCGAAGAGACCGGCACCGACGGTCTGGTGCGCGTCACCGGTCTTGTCGAGAAGCCCAAGAAGGAGGATGCGCCGTCGAACCTCGCGGTCATCGGGCGCTACGTGCTCGGGCCCGAGGTGTTCGACATCCTCGAGCGCACCGAGCCGGGCAAGGGCGGCGAGATCCAGCTGACCGACGCGCTCCAGGAACTGGCCGCTGACCCTGAGGGGCCCGGCGTGTACGGCGTCGTGTTCCGCGGGCGCCGGTACGACACCGGCGATAGGGTGGACTACATCAAGGCCATCGTGCAGCTCGCCGCCGACCGCGACGATCTCGGTCCCGAGCTGCGACCCTGGTTCAAGGAGTTCGCGGCGAACCTCTGA
- a CDS encoding GNAT family N-acetyltransferase, whose amino-acid sequence MDLTAPRRHGPISIRLVRQRDARTLQTELLSNRAWLQPWEATSPDGPVSFDMRIGVRRLLQQYRDGSGVPFVMEYDGEVAGQLNVWGIARGSLASATIGYWVSKRYAGRGITPTAVAMATDVCFTQLRLHRMEICIRPENRASLRVVEKLGFRYEGLRRRFIHIDGDWRDHYAFALVREDVPDGVLQRWVSGRVPQDAAVVPPADRLHA is encoded by the coding sequence GTGGATCTGACGGCCCCTCGTCGGCACGGCCCCATCTCGATCCGGCTGGTGCGCCAGCGCGATGCCCGCACACTCCAGACCGAGCTGCTGAGCAACCGCGCCTGGCTGCAGCCGTGGGAGGCGACGAGCCCCGACGGCCCGGTGTCGTTCGACATGCGCATCGGCGTCCGGCGCCTGCTGCAGCAGTATCGGGACGGATCGGGCGTGCCGTTCGTCATGGAGTATGACGGCGAGGTCGCCGGTCAGCTGAACGTGTGGGGGATCGCGCGCGGTTCCCTCGCGTCGGCCACGATCGGCTACTGGGTGAGCAAGCGATACGCCGGCCGGGGCATCACCCCGACGGCGGTGGCCATGGCGACCGACGTGTGCTTCACGCAGCTGCGTCTGCACCGCATGGAGATCTGCATCCGCCCGGAGAACCGTGCGAGCCTGCGGGTGGTCGAGAAGCTCGGCTTCCGCTACGAGGGGCTGCGGAGGCGGTTCATCCACATCGACGGCGACTGGCGCGACCACTACGCGTTCGCGCTCGTGCGTGAAGACGTGCCCGACGGGGTGCTGCAGCGGTGGGTGTCTGGCCGCGTGCCCCAGGACGCCGCCGTGGTTCCTCCGGCCGACAGACTTCACGCCTGA